Genomic DNA from Sphingomonas lacunae:
CAGATCACCGCCAACCTGTCCCTGCTCAAATGTTTGCCTTGCAGTATCGGCGGCACTGGCGGCAGCCGCATCACCTCGGCAAAGGCGCGTGACTTCATCCGCCAACATTTTCTTGGCTTCGTTGATTTCAGCACCTTGCAGTGCCTCGAGTCGGGCGATTTCATCGAGCGGCAGGTCCGTGAACAGGCGCAGGAACTTGCCTACGTCGCGATCATCGGTGTTGCGCCAATATTGCCAGAAATCGAAGTGAGGCAGGGCGTCATCGTTCAGCCAAACTGCGCCCGATGCTGTTTTGCCCATCTTGGCGCCGCTGGCGGTGGTCAGCAGTGGCGTTGTCACGCCAAACAGCTCCACGGCATCGGTTCGCCGCGTCAGTTCGATCCCGTTGACGATGTTGCCCCACTGATCGCTGCCACCCATCTGGAGCCGCGCGCCATGTGATCGGGCAAGCTCGCGGAAATCATAGGCCTGCAGGATCATGTAATTGAATTCGAGAAAGGTCAGCGGCTGCTCGCGGTCAAGGCGCAGCTTGACCGAGTCAAACGCCAGCATGCGGTTGATCGTGAAATGTGGTCCGACATCACGCAAAAGATCGACATAACCCAGCGCGTCGAGCCAATCGGCATTGTTGACCATCACCGCATCGCTCGGTCCGTCGCCAAAAGTCAGCAGGCGGTCAAAGATCGTCCGGATCGAGGCGATATTGGTGTTGATGCTCTCAGTGGTCAGCAGCTTGCGGCTCTCGTCCTTGCCCGACGGGTCGCCAATCTTGGTGGTGCCTCCACCCATCACGACAATCGGCTTGTGCCCAGCCTGTTGCAACCGGCGCAGCAGCATGATCTGGACGAGGCTGCCAACATGCAG
This window encodes:
- the tyrS gene encoding tyrosine--tRNA ligase; the encoded protein is MTQYSSDLLNLLASRGYIHQATDAEGLDALAAKQIVPGYIGFDATAPSLHVGSLVQIMLLRRLQQAGHKPIVVMGGGTTKIGDPSGKDESRKLLTTESINTNIASIRTIFDRLLTFGDGPSDAVMVNNADWLDALGYVDLLRDVGPHFTINRMLAFDSVKLRLDREQPLTFLEFNYMILQAYDFRELARSHGARLQMGGSDQWGNIVNGIELTRRTDAVELFGVTTPLLTTASGAKMGKTASGAVWLNDDALPHFDFWQYWRNTDDRDVGKFLRLFTDLPLDEIARLEALQGAEINEAKKMLADEVTRLCRGDAAAASAADTARQTFEQGQVGGDLPSVPVGPEGMAIIAILKELGFAASNNEAKRKIAEGAVKVAGMVVTDALLRVMVSDDAIPIQLGAKRHGLAVKAN